The following proteins are co-located in the Paludisphaera rhizosphaerae genome:
- a CDS encoding TolC family protein, whose product MRRATSDHRPPRLRKPLALIACAAFVAGGTARGQGGGGSSGTDSTSFGSTQVTGGPTHGRLFEAPSLGPMPGAMEPGLPTPGAVQPNPFALDPGIIGGRRRGLGRVDRPGARGFTRSNVSGPASLPSPLPMDQNFEEPGEGPPAGDVAELVDDEGPANGLTLDAALERLRVANLDVLAIRYELPQAEADILTAGLRNNPLLYADAQLVPYQPYNDARPGGPVQYDVNITYPLDVSHKRQARVGVACAAKKVLEAQFQDVSRRQIGNLYHAFVDLQSARIGLLALEAMIRKQEDILGKVRRDEGPTKPTRLERDRLVLELAKSRAGLGDARDALADAQESLGLLLALPEDRVSGLMPRGRLRVPRPPAPSLEELQAVAKQARPDLAAARLGIRRADAEIRLAQANRIDDVYLFYDPITYQDISPFRSLSARSWGLGLTVPVPIFNRNQGNIAKAKSNLSQTHAELAALERRVAAEVRQAYREFVASGQSLELVETSVVAPARDASGRAIAGFLAGELEVGDYLDQMEDEADSSRLHRDAVLRYRRSMLDLDTAVGVRVMP is encoded by the coding sequence GTGCGGCGAGCGACTTCCGACCATCGTCCGCCTCGACTGCGGAAGCCGTTGGCGCTGATCGCCTGCGCGGCGTTCGTCGCGGGGGGGACTGCGCGAGGGCAGGGGGGCGGCGGATCCTCGGGGACGGATTCAACGTCGTTCGGCTCAACCCAGGTTACGGGAGGGCCGACTCACGGCCGGCTCTTCGAGGCGCCGAGTTTGGGGCCGATGCCGGGGGCGATGGAACCCGGTTTGCCGACGCCCGGGGCCGTGCAGCCGAACCCGTTCGCGCTGGACCCTGGGATCATCGGCGGCCGGCGACGGGGTCTGGGTCGCGTGGACAGGCCCGGAGCGCGGGGGTTCACGCGGTCGAACGTGTCAGGCCCGGCCTCACTCCCCTCGCCCTTGCCGATGGACCAGAATTTCGAGGAGCCCGGCGAGGGCCCGCCGGCCGGCGACGTGGCCGAGCTGGTCGACGACGAAGGGCCGGCCAACGGCCTGACGCTCGACGCGGCCCTTGAACGCCTGCGGGTCGCCAACCTGGACGTCCTGGCGATCCGCTACGAACTCCCCCAGGCCGAGGCCGACATCCTCACCGCCGGCCTGCGCAACAACCCACTGCTGTACGCCGACGCCCAGTTGGTCCCCTATCAGCCGTACAACGACGCCCGACCCGGCGGGCCCGTGCAATATGATGTGAACATCACCTATCCTCTGGACGTTTCGCACAAGAGGCAGGCGCGGGTGGGGGTCGCCTGCGCGGCGAAGAAGGTGCTGGAGGCCCAATTCCAGGACGTGTCGCGGCGGCAGATCGGCAACCTCTACCATGCGTTCGTCGACCTCCAGTCGGCCCGGATCGGCCTGCTGGCGCTGGAGGCGATGATCCGCAAGCAAGAGGACATTCTGGGGAAGGTCCGCCGCGACGAGGGGCCGACGAAGCCGACTCGCCTGGAGCGCGACCGCCTGGTCCTGGAGTTGGCCAAGAGCCGCGCCGGGCTGGGAGACGCCCGCGACGCCCTGGCCGACGCCCAGGAGTCGCTCGGCCTGCTCCTGGCTCTGCCCGAAGATCGGGTTTCCGGCCTCATGCCTCGGGGCCGCCTTCGAGTGCCGCGGCCGCCGGCTCCGTCGCTGGAGGAACTCCAGGCCGTGGCGAAGCAGGCCCGGCCCGACCTGGCCGCCGCCCGGCTGGGGATCCGCCGCGCCGACGCTGAGATCCGCCTGGCCCAGGCCAACCGGATCGACGACGTCTACCTGTTTTACGATCCGATCACCTACCAGGACATCTCCCCGTTCAGGTCCCTCAGCGCCCGGTCGTGGGGCCTGGGCCTGACGGTCCCCGTGCCGATCTTCAATCGCAACCAGGGGAACATCGCCAAGGCGAAGTCAAACCTGTCGCAGACTCACGCCGAACTTGCCGCGCTGGAGCGTCGGGTCGCGGCCGAGGTCCGCCAGGCCTACCGCGAGTTCGTTGCCTCCGGCCAGTCGCTGGAACTGGTGGAGACCTCCGTGGTCGCCCCCGCCCGCGACGCCAGCGGCCGCGCCATCGCCGGTTTCCTCGCCGGCGAGCTCGAGGTCGGCGACTACCTCGACCAGATGGAAGACGAGGCCGACTCCTCCCGCCTCCACCGCGACGCCGTCCTCCGCTACCGCCGCAGCATGCTCGACCTCGATACGGCCGTCGGCGTGCGCGTGATGCCGTGA
- a CDS encoding low affinity iron permease family protein → MSENGRVPATPAVHPWRTIDRFESLAERASKFASGPWGTHVGFALIAFWLGAALVVGWTEAYGIVDEFVTMSSFLLLFLLQRAQAKDGLAMQVKLNELLAAVQKASPTLINLEDRPEEEVRAIHDRFQELESRGNHASESIEDVQHA, encoded by the coding sequence ATGTCTGAGAACGGAAGGGTTCCGGCGACGCCGGCGGTGCATCCGTGGAGGACGATCGACCGCTTTGAGAGTTTGGCGGAGAGGGCGTCGAAATTCGCCAGCGGTCCGTGGGGCACGCATGTGGGCTTCGCCCTGATCGCGTTCTGGTTGGGTGCGGCGCTGGTGGTCGGCTGGACCGAAGCCTACGGGATCGTCGACGAGTTCGTCACGATGTCGTCGTTCCTGCTGCTGTTCCTGCTCCAGCGAGCGCAGGCGAAGGACGGCCTGGCGATGCAGGTGAAGCTCAACGAGCTGCTCGCCGCCGTGCAGAAGGCCAGCCCGACCCTGATCAATCTGGAGGACCGTCCTGAGGAAGAGGTCCGGGCGATCCACGACCGCTTCCAGGAACTGGAATCGCGGGGGAATCACGCCTCCGAGTCGATCGAGGACGTTCAGCACGCTTGA